The genomic region GAGATTTTGCAACCTAACAACAATTTCCAAAAATATTGAGCAATAagacaaacaaaaattatgatccagaaagaaaatttttacaGTGAAACAGATAAAACTGCATACATTACATTATTTTACATTACTTTGTAGGCGTTTGCACCAATGCTGCCTTCAGCTGACACCACAATATTGTAAGGGCTCTCTGCTGAATAATCTTCTATGAGGGTTGTCTTTAATAACGTGTAGCTAACGTCAGTTTGGATTAGTTTTTGCAAGAATTCGGGTAGACTCAACGGTTGAGATTGAGAGAAGAGGTTGCTAAAGAAAGATGTGATACCATCAAGCACATTATAAGTTGAAGCACCCGCTTGGTTCCCATCATAGACAATTGCCACATGGCCTACGCCAGCCAGTTGAGCAGCTTCAATAACTTGTAAGGCATCTGCTGTGGAGACCTCGGAAGTGGGACCATTTTCACCACGGCCAATTGTGACTACCACTTTGCTGGCATTGCCAATTGCTTTGGCTATTGATTCTGCATCTTCGAAGGTAGATTCTACTGCATTGAGGCGCTTTGATTCTTCATTGGATATGATCTATGGTGAGAAAGGATTAGTGTTGAGCAACACAAAGAATTAGCAGAATTGACTTTCCTATGTATACATTGCATAAAATATGAGACTTATTTACACAGAATCGAGACATCTGATCTTATGGTGCAATACAGTTCCAAACTTGTCCCCAGTTGATCCTCAAGACTTCTGATTTGGTTAATAACagtatcatttttcttctaatttgGCAGATTGAGATAGACAATATCAAGATGAATTGGATATGTCATCTTGTCTAAGTGACATTTGATCTTCAAAAGATGAATCACTAAGTTATTCTGACTCCGGGAAAAACGAAATGCAACCTATTTAATATCACAGGCCCTGGTTTACTGGAAGATGTTGTTTGACTCTCTCATGCATTCAAAGTTCATTACTCTTTCAACAATTCAATCCATGGAAACTATTTCCCGGTTTTAAGTATTCAAGCTATTTCATTCTCTTATCAAAGATCTTTCAGATTACCAAACTAAGCTTATGATCCACGATTATTGTGGCTTTGGTTTAAGATCGCTAACCTTGTATTGGGCAGCAAGACGAGCCAGTTCCTGGGCAGCAGCAAGCTCTGGCACACCAGCCCGAACAGTGAAACCCTGACGCAGCAATGTCTGTGCAATGCGAATGCCAGCCTGTCCGGTTGCACCCGCAACAAATACAGTGGCTGGATCTTTTCTCCTTGCGTTCCCAAACGATATACCCGTAGAAGGTTTACTCACGAGCGGGACCAAAGTTTTCACGTCAGGTACCTTGCCGAAATTGAAACGGAAAGAAGTAGAATTGCCTGAATCTTCAGTTTGGCCTTCTTCAGGACTGTCTTTAGCTTTTCCAAGCTGGAACGGACCGGCCCTTTTGGCAAACACTGTGAACCTTGGGTTCGTTAGGGTTTGCCTTGACCGGGGCGTGGTGGTTAAGAGAAATGAATTGGAGGTGAGAGTTGGAGCCATGGATATGTAATgaaaaggataaaaaagaGGATGTCAAATGGTGACCCTCTCCTTCAATTCAACCAGTCTTCTCCGTATGTTACTATTATTTAGGCCCATTTAGTTCTTAGTACTCGGATGCCTGTGGCTGTGGCAATTGAGCTGCGTTTTATCCAGATGAGAGGAGTGATGGGCAACTACCAAATAGAAATGAGCCACGTAGTCACAATTTTATCCACTAAAGGAAATCGGTCACCAGTCGTTGAGAAGCACGTCACATTGTGCATATGTTTGAACCACCAGAAAATGACGGATGCATCCGCGTTTTATTTGTTGCAAGCTTAATCCACTGACTTACAAAGTCGGATAAGCATGGTCCACACAACGCAGAGCACTGGCTTTATGCGAACAGAAAATCTTGAGCAATTAATTTAAAGACTAGATCACAGATAATTCGGGTTTAAGTCAGGTCGGTATTGAGACTTCAACACAAGGGATATTGTATTCCCATCGAGGAGATCAGAAGCAGCAGCAGCTGAAGCTTTTGACCATCACTGAGTTAACTACAGCCCCAAGTGTAGTGATAATCGACTGACAACAATTGGCAAAGCAGCAAAATAGAACCTACTAACATTATAAACGAAACCGCTTGTAGTAGAGCAAATAATTACAACTTCAGCCGGGGATATAACACTATGCGATATCGAAAACCATACTAAAAACATTTGCTCATCCATTGAAGGTCCTAGATGGCTTCCTAGAACGAGATGGTTGGTCATAATTTACGGGCTGGTCCTCTTCCACCTTTCTctagaaatgaaaatgaagaacttGGCGAAATAGAGAAGAGAAGAAGGCTTTTTATAAGTGGTAAATATTCAGACACTAGAGTAACATGGAAAAATGCCATCATCAACCTATGATCAGAATACTGAAAAACCTACTTCGCATCAGAAACTAGACAATCAAATCCATTTCACCATCTCATGCTCTTTGTAGCTtcataaaagtgaaaaaagatTTCCTCCTCCTCAACGATTTAAAAATGATCTACAATCCCAGAAAAATAGGTCATACTCAAAATTTAAAGGGTAGGAGAAGCCTACTCTATTCTCAACTACCAAGCCATACATCTCATGAGATTTGATAAATCAACTCCGATAAATTAAGCTTTCAAGGAGCTACATCCTGCTCAAGCTCAACTTGCACCATTTCCAACTTTATGTACAGCTTATTCCTTTGTCCCAAAGCCACCAATACGGATACAGGACATGTGAAAATGTTTAGAACTCGCACGATTGGGACATTATCAAGAGGATAAATGGCAAATAAACCCTCACAAACGCTATTTATTTTAGAGAGAAACTAGACACCTAACAGGTATGGGAAACGTGCACTTGCAAAAGACTCAACCAATGAAGAACAAGGAGAAAAAGCACCATCACATGGGAGACAGAAGGATTGCCTAATTCATCTTACATAAGCAATGTTTTTATCCTTGCCATACTTCAAATATACACTACATTGCCATCCATCCTAACATCCTAGAGCCCACAGGCTCAGATTTGGTTATAATGACATTTCCCAAACCAATAGCTGATTAGGAATTGCAATAGATCAGTGCATAATCAGTGCAAATATACCTTTAGGACTTTTAAGAAATATTCTCATACAGATTTAATCAGTGCAAATACATACATGACGATGTCATCTGCAGAAACTTTTCAGTGCATAATCAGGCCAGGATAAGTCCGATAACCGTAGCACCAGcaataattttagaaaacaAAGTCCCCGGAACAACTATCAAGCTGCCAACCATAGAGGTTAAACCAAAACAAAGTGAGAAAGTAGGTAGTATAAATATACAAAGAGGATTAACCTCCAAACACTGATTTCTTCTCCTACAGAGCCcataaaagaatgaaaactcCGCACCTGAATTGAGGTTCAAATTGGAGATCTGCACATGGCCTGCTCAACCAAGTCATCtagttgaaaataaatttatctacCAATTGACCACAAAGGTGATTTAGAAATCTCATATTAATGCATCAGAAAAGACTTTTATGTAATGTTTTATCTAAATAaacaacaaagaatttgataCCACAAACCTGGTTAATTCCATCCCTCAGGCATACATCAAACTCACATTTCACATCGAGTGCATCAAATTAAGTCAACCACAAAAATCAACCAAGGCAACAGCATGCCTTCACACCCATGTgactaaaaaaacaaattcccAACTGAGGGAAGACAGTTATTACCAGAAATCTAGCAGCAAGGTCTGCATAAAGTTGCACTCAAGAGAAAAGCTCAGGAAATCCTCATTTATCCATTCCAGCTGCCAGCAGTAAACACAAACTACATTAAGCAAGTAACCAATATATAAAGACACTCCAATTCGAAACATAAAAACTCCTATCAAACTTTAAATATATCTGctcaacaaaaagaaaataacatattAATGTTCAAAAGACACAAAAAGATTCAGCGACTAATGCCCTTCTTCGCTTTGAGTGATTCAATCGCCTTCTTCCTTAACTCAATTTCAAGCTTCTTCTGCTCAGTCTCTGCATCTTCATCATCACTTGGTTGAGATTTCCTCTTAGCCACATGTTCACCATCTGAACTAGAGCCATCATCTTGACCTTTCATTTTCAGCTTCTCCGCACGACGTTCTTCCCTTCTGCGACGCCTCTCCTCACGACGTCTCCGCTTCTCCTCCTTTCGcaatctcttttcttccttcctcCTCCTCTTAGCCTCTTTTCTGCCCTCTATTTCAGAATCATAACTAGAGTCATCATCTGAAGTAACTTCACGCCTCTCAGACCTTTTAtgctttctcttttccttatGCTTAGTTCTGTGCTTATCACTTCCTTCAGAACCTGAATCCAAACCATGATTATACTGATCAAGTTTTTCAAGCAACATTGGTGAAGTTTCTGCTTTGTGGCGTTGATCACTGTCCTTTATATCATTTTGACGGGAACGGCCCCTCTCACTAgatctttttccttctctcaGGTGCAATGAACTTTGCTTCTCACCTTGAAATGTGTCCTCGGATATTGCAGGCGATCTCTGTCGATCAGGAGTTCCCAAATCAACCCCTTTTCCAGAACACTTCTCACTGTGAGGAATAAGATACAATAGTCAGACCTCTATACCGGTgatcaaacaagaaaaataatattatggtTGAGACGGAATAATACCTCTTGATTTCAAGGTCTTTCTTTCTCGATTCCATGTTATCAAGCCGACTCAAAGATTCTGTAGACCGACCACCTGCTAATTGATCAGAAGTATGAACCTTCCTAGGAGAAACCCTCTGCTTACTGACTAGCGGTGAATGCCTAAAGGAAAAAATAGTTGAACATTCATAATGTCAAAGCCAACATAAGCACTAAAATAGtatgaaaaatgataaatttgaaacCTAACCTGCTTCTGCTGGCTTCATTTTTTCTGCCAGTCCCTTTACTGTCCCGTTGACCTTTCAATTCTCTTGGTTTCCGCTCAGGACTAGAGCCGTCATGACTAGCAATTCGCTCCCGCCTTTGCCTCATAGGACTCTCATACGGACTTGATGACCTTCAAAATCAacaatatgaaaataaataagttgcAAAGCATGGATAACAAAATATAATGGATTATGATACAAGTTAGATATCTCAAAGAAAAGTTTAATAATTTACCTTCTATCTTCACTGGCAGATCGATTCCTCACATGAGATGGAGATTTGGATACAGAAAACTTATTTGGGGACAGTGACAAAGCTGGCACTTTATAACCTGCATCCCTCTGATCCATACGATCTCTATCTGGGGAACTAGAGAGCCTACGTCCCACAGGAGACAACTTTCCACGCACTCTGCACCATAAAATTTTCTGATATACTTAAAACTGCTCCATGTATTCCacctaaaaattttcaaatatagtTGGAACAGGATTTCAACATACCCTTGTCTTTCTCCAGGAGAAAGCAAAGGTGATCTTTGTTTCTCTGGAGACCTCATAACTGGTGAAGAAGATCTACGTTGCACAGGAGACAAAGAACTTGATTGATACGGTGAACGAGACCTACCATGGGAAGGAGTTATTGACCTATGGCTGGAAGCTGGTGATCTATGTCCTACAAGAGATGATGACCTGTATCGTGGTGGTGTCGATGAAGATCTACGACGCTCTTGTCGCATAGGAGAAGGTGATTTACGTTGCATAGGGGGCGGTGATCTACGTCGCAAGGGTGATGGAGATTTACGGCGCACAGGAAACAGAGATCTACGACGTATAGGTGATGGAGATCTACGGCGCCCAGGCGAAGGAGATCTACGATGCACAGGTGATGGAGATCTTCGACGCACAAGTGATGGAGATCTACGACGTCGAACAAGGGATGGTGATCTGTGACGTCGATTTGATAATGGTGATCTATGACGTCGGATTGGTGATGGTGATCTATGACGTCGGATTGGTGATGGTGATCTATGACGTCGGATAGGTGATGGTGATCTATGACGCCGGATGGGTGACCGTGATCTACGACGCACGGGTGTAGGTGATCTGCGCCGATATGGGGAACGTAATCTACGTCTTATAGGAGATCGTGATCTGCGAGGTGAGCGAGATCGAGATCTTCGCCTAGAATAAGACAATCTTCGTCTTGCAGGGGAACGTGGTGACCGAGGTGAATGTCTAGATCGAGGAGTTAGAGATCGCCTTCTTGGCGAATGATACATCCTATCAGAAGAAATGGAACGCTGTCGTTGTTGAGGTGATCTGGATACACTCCTAGACTTCTGTTTGTCACTGCACGCAAATTGAGAtgctaaaatctcaaaaaacTTACACTAATGGAACGTTTATGAAACAAACAGAAACTTCTAAATGTCAAGTAAGAATGGTTAACACCAAAACTTTCTCCCAGCCCGGTGATCACAATGTATTTATGCTATTTAATTGTACAGTGAGAAAACATACTCTGAATAGCTTCTTGAATTAGAAAGTGATCTGCTGATTGATTGAGAACGCGGTCCCCTGCATATGAAACCCAAGATATTTAATAAACATGTTTCTTATATGCAATCCTAGCAATACAATCAAACTTTAGCAGTGATTGAATTACCGAGGGGATGCAGAACGGTCAGTTGAACATGGAGATCTAGAAACTCTGCAGAAGATTAATACATAATTAAGTGtcctaaaatataaaaattctcgTTTTAAAGATATTGCAATCATTTACTTCAATACATACAccattttatattcaaaaacaaCTTTCCACTAATCCCCCAACTTACTGAACTTACCCatttggaaagaaaaaggctacTAATTCAAACCAATTTAATGCACAATCTCAAACTTCAACAAATACTAAAGTCCTCAAGAGGACACCCTTATGGTTTACGAATTAGGACTTCCAACTTGGGCTTGGGTACAAGTCTTAGAAATGGGGGAGCAGGCCTATAGGATGAAAGAAGACTACCACAAGTTGCATAGCCCAAAACTCAATGGGCTTCTACAACaactataaaagaaaacaaaaattaaattcttaatCCACCCACCCCTGGAAAATATTGAGCATAAGCCCCAAACCAACAACAGCAGCAAATTTTCAGGTGATATTTGTACTATATGATAAGTTCAAAACTTATTATAACCTATAgacagaaaaaaagaaagctgaTATGAAGGCAATTAAAACCTCACCTCTTCCTTCCAACACCATTCCTTTGGTCGGCATCTCTTTCACCCTCAGGACGTGCACTTGAACTCTTTGGCAGCTTATTCTTTGAGGATGGCTCCAACTCCAGGTCGCCAGCCTTCCTTTCATCCCCATTGTCCTACAGTAGTTTGAGGTAAAGGACATGAACCCAAATAATTGCAGAAGCTAGCTGATTGCCATAAGAAACACAAAGTAAagttaaaaccaaaaacccaACTCTTTGCATTGCAACTCCAGCATGAAAAAGTTAGTATTACCATCTTCCTCAATCTCTCCTGTTCAAGTTCTCCACTCTCcttatctttcttcttctgaaTCTCATTTGCTATCCGATCTGACTCCGCCTGCAACCACCCATAATAACATGGtttaaaagagaaacaacAAGAGTACTACAAGAAATGTAaaccacaatcctagaaatatttaaacctttttcttcctagtttcttcttctttagcATCCAAAAACTGTTGAGGAACACCACTTGCATTTCTCTGCGCGCTAAGCAGAAGGATCCAGAGCTCTTTCATAAACTTTCCAGTATTCTTCTCCATGAATCCAGTGAGGGATATCTGAACTTGCTTGCCATTGACTTCCTGCATCAGAGCCGACAACAAGATGAACTATAAACAACATTGCACCATTATCTAAATCCCATATCAACAAACATTTAGCAGGAAGCCACAAGAATAAAGAGACAGCCCCACAGCTCAAGAAAAGATTTAATGAGACAGCATCCTGCTCGGTTCAATCATCTAGCTAACAAGAAGTATGTCTTGAAGTTTTGATCCCCAAGCTGGCAATACACTTTTGAGCCACGTCAAATTATTACAATACACACTCATTACCGGAGAAACAAAAGAGATAGGGGGAAAAAATACTATTACCTTCCCATCCAGAAGACCATAGATGAAGTTAATAAGAACTTCATCTTCAAAACCGAGAAGCTCAGTTACCCGAGTAGCAATCCAAGGTCTAATAACATCCATCTCAACCTTCGTCATATCAacctaaaagaaaaacacaacaatttttttcttttgatttaataaaattaaataacagTGAACATTAAAGCCATTAATTGCATCAAAATTCgaacaaaaaataatgtatttAAAAACCAACCAGATGGTCCAATTCAGGAGCAAATTTCTGCGATTTCAGTAGCTTCGCTTGCTTATTGGAGAACCGAGTGTCTTGATCAGCCGAAGTAccctaaatttaaaaaaaataaaagaaaattaatcgACAAATTGCTAAGATCTGAACAATACACAAGactgaaaataaattttaaaaaattacccGGAAAAATCCGCCCGACATTTTCTAGGGTTTGAAGAGCGATCCTTTTGCTTTGAGATGGTGTGTGAGTGAGAGAAATGCTTGTTAGAGAGAGCGAGAGATTCGAACTTATAATTTACGCCATGAAATTCTAGGGTTTGGGGCTTAATCGAAGGGGAAGCTTAAGAAACTCTCAGGCGACgcgagagagagaaatagaaaatatcttGTACCGTTTAGGCTTGGGCTTTAGGGAATAGGTACCCTAAATCGGTGAAATCGATAGTTATTTGATTCCGAATTCAGGCCTCGGTTTCAGTGGAATTACTACTTTGCCTTGTTTCTGTTAAGCGTTGGGTCAAATGGTGCTTTGAATGTTGGTTGGGTCGGGTTGAAATGGCCAGACTTGGATTTACTATTGGCCCAAAAAATGCACAACGCTTTAAATCTAGTAAAATCTCCATAAATTAAGATCTTAAAattatacatttttattaattaattaaaatattatttaattaataaattaataaattattaatttatacattaattaatacaaatttaatttatcaatatattttatatttttattcaaaaaattaaacttaatacATGTATTGTGTATTGTAATTATACGAATATTACCTAATTATTGAATTACAAATTAACATTtatttagtcaaaataaattcacaaatGTAATTAATCTTTTTAAATAGAGATCATGAATCTATCCATTTTtacaacaaattaaaattacatttactgtatacttaattaatataCTTCATGAACATTGAGTCAAGTAAAAACATCTATAAAAAGGATATATAATATCACAAACGATAAAACTAAACATAGTAACTTCTCAtcttaaaagtataaaaaaacaataatgaCGGATAAAATGCATAAAGCATTATGTGAATACAATATACAAAATCCAAATTGCACCCAAAAGCAATGGCAAcattgaatataaaaaaagtttaactTACAAATGAGACAAGAAATAATATCAAATACGATAAGTAAGTAAAGTATTTATCAGTCaatatcaattttctcttACAATACAAGAACAATACATCAGAAATTTTTAATGCACTGAGAAAAGTTAGAGATAAAGTATAAGGAAATatcaatttcaagaaaaaacaaGTTTCATTTGagttatattttacaaaatccTCTTAATTAagtcatgtatatatatataattttaatgtataaagagattattaatttatacatcAATAGAGACTACtatgtttttttataaatgtattatcttataaatttaacaaattacTAATTTACCATATTGATCTCAAGTCTGGATcgattaaaaatattatttaatcaatgttattaatttatcgagattttattgtaataaaaaatatgcaCCAATCATTTAGTCACATGTCCGAATACAAACACACTATATTTAAAACTTAgctaataaaaatttagtgGTCCGATAAACCAAATTAGTGAAGAAATAAGAGTGATtatttgactttctttttggtctttttcacttaaaaaaaaaaaaaaggcaaacaTTCAACATCAATTACATAATCACCGATCAGCATTAGTGCATTAAAAGTGGTTGCCATTTGCTCACCTATAAAATAATAAACCATATTACAAGGTTTATATGTCATTGGATCGAAAATTTTTCATCTAAGTCTAAATCCCATTCCCACAAATGATAATTCTCACCTACAACAAATATTTTGTCACTAGTGACAATAAGTGTTGCTTAATTGTCATTACTTGTCACTCGTATGTAATGATGGTTCAACAAATATTGTAAGAAATGAATAAGGACTGAATTCAATTATATTTGCTTCTTTGACAAACCTTTCTATTTTGGGCATTAAATAATAGAAGTAGTACATCTTTGTCTATGTCTTTTTTTGATTGtgtgaaaatttatttattaaatgggGAAGTAAACCTTTGGCTCAAGACTAATGACAAGTTTAGACTTAATTTGCTCCTATGTAGTGTCGATTAGCATTTCGATTTTGGAAAATTACTTAGTTGAAGATTTCCgatgacaaatattttaagtaattttgaactatttaatacacaataaattttttataaattaatactcgataaattaataatttcgattaaataatattttctatcAATCCTGATTTGAGATCAACAtggtaaattaataattagttaaatttataaaataatacgTTTAAAAAAATACGTAAGTCtacttaatatataaattaatgatCTCTTTATAcgttaaaattatatatatatatatatatatatgactcATTTAGGAGGTATATGTAAAATATAATTCTAATATTActtgtttttcttgaaattaatATCTATTCTCAATGCATTAAAAAGCTTTAGAGTATTGTTCTCGAGttgtaagagaaaattatggaatgtaattgtttcttttaatgcatcaataaattataatataaaactatcgtttttaatttcatcttttttgttatttttatgatgttATCAATAATTTGCTTGTAacaaataatgataattcgtAATTCGATAATTAAGTAATATTTGTATAATCATAATACACACTATATAtactaaattgaatttttgagaaaaaataaaattttttgataaattaattttttattaattaatgcataaattaataaactattaatttatcaattaaataatatcttcattaattaataaaattttttatcaaaaaatattaatttatgaaaattttactctattaagtcaattttattttaaaaaattattatatatagtCATTCTCcctaaaatttgaagaaaagatgacGGCAGATTCCAATTTGGGAGGATCTGTACCGTTTATTTTAAATGGGACCCACAATCAAGCACACGCTGACGTGGACATGATCAAACTCGACTGTCCTCTCCTCCCCCCTCTGTATATATACgaccaaaacaaaatttagtgacaaaaaaaaaaaaaaaggagttgTACAGAGCATTTAGCTCATcacttctctctctttctctgcCTACAGGCTACAGCCTTTCCTAGGAAGAAACTgatacaagaaaaaagaaaaaaaaaatctgaaagAGCTCTTCAGATTATGCCACGTGGCCCCACTCCTTATAATCGGATGCAAACCTATTTATATTCCACTCTTTATTCTCGATTTCTCGTCCGCCCTCTCTGTctatcttctctctctctctctccagcTCCGATTCGCCAAACCCTAGTCTCCTTTCTCTAATTGTACCCGATCGATCGGTTTTTCAAAGTTCGCTTCCCATGCTCCGCTACTTTTTCTCCTAAAATTTCACCGAGAGGAAAAAGAATCCGAGAATTCTTTCTTGTctgtaaaaagaaaataaagaagaatcGAAGGAGGAGGAGCTAGATAGAAGATTCGAGGAAAAACGAAATGGCCTCGTCGACAACGAGCGCGGTGTACATCCACGTCATCGAAGACGTCATCAACAAGGTTCGCGATGAGTTCATCAACAACGGTGGACCCGGGGAAACTGTCCTCAACGAACTTCaaggagtaaaaaaaaatccttctctcatttcctttttattcggttctttttaattttagggttcgatttttttaattatttttagaaaatgatTTGTGGTTTTGGGGATTATCGGTGTGTCTCGATTTGATCTGATTGGAACGCTAGggtttttgattaattttatcGAAATGAAACTGATCTAGTGAATTGATTGTGCGAAATATTGGATTTTTAGATTTGGGAAATGAAGATGATGCAAGCGGGAGTAGTCTGTGGTCCAATTGAGAGGTCTTCGGGTCAGAAACAGCCCACACCTGGTGGCCCAATTACTCCGGTGCACGATCTTAATGTTCCCTACGAAGGGCCCGAGGAGTATGAAACTCCTACAGCTGATATGCTTTTCCCTCCGGTTATGGCCCAATTACTCTGCTTTGAGTGCCTTTATTTGCTTAAATTGTGGtggatatttttgttttgtgatTTTTTGATTAATGGTTTTAATTATGTAGACTCCATTGCAAACACCTGTTCCTACACCGTTGCCTGGAAGTGCAGATGGTTCTATGTATAACATCCCTACTGGAAGTAGTGACTATCCTACTC from Theobroma cacao cultivar B97-61/B2 chromosome 9, Criollo_cocoa_genome_V2, whole genome shotgun sequence harbors:
- the LOC18590633 gene encoding protein plastid transcriptionally active 16, chloroplastic; amino-acid sequence: MAPTLTSNSFLLTTTPRSRQTLTNPRFTVFAKRAGPFQLGKAKDSPEEGQTEDSGNSTSFRFNFGKVPDVKTLVPLVSKPSTGISFGNARRKDPATVFVAGATGQAGIRIAQTLLRQGFTVRAGVPELAAAQELARLAAQYKIISNEESKRLNAVESTFEDAESIAKAIGNASKVVVTIGRGENGPTSEVSTADALQVIEAAQLAGVGHVAIVYDGNQAGASTYNVLDGITSFFSNLFSQSQPLSLPEFLQKLIQTDVSYTLLKTTLIEDYSAESPYNIVVSAEGSIGANAYKVAKSQIASLVADVFSNTAVAENKVVEVFTSPSAPLKGVNELFSAIPEDGRRKAYAEALAKAKAEEEATVAAEKAREAAEATKKLEEEVKKLSKQEARATSLAEEAQEKAEAAGASVEGLLSKARGFSSGLSWEKFSSQMATAVQKPSDEEKPKVQIATVRGQAKARTLPSKKAVVKQPAPKSFFPKPKETPKTKAKETEKTEVRKVFGGLFQQETIYVDDD
- the LOC18590634 gene encoding serine/arginine repetitive matrix protein 1; the encoded protein is MSGGFFRGTSADQDTRFSNKQAKLLKSQKFAPELDHLVDMTKVEMDVIRPWIATRVTELLGFEDEVLINFIYGLLDGKEVNGKQVQISLTGFMEKNTGKFMKELWILLLSAQRNASGVPQQFLDAKEEETRKKKAESDRIANEIQKKKDKESGELEQERLRKMDNGDERKAGDLELEPSSKNKLPKSSSARPEGERDADQRNGVGRKRVSRSPCSTDRSASPRGPRSQSISRSLSNSRSYSDDKQKSRSVSRSPQQRQRSISSDRMYHSPRRRSLTPRSRHSPRSPRSPARRRLSYSRRRSRSRSPRRSRSPIRRRLRSPYRRRSPTPVRRRSRSPIRRHRSPSPIRRHRSPSPIRRHRSPSPIRRHRSPLSNRRHRSPSLVRRRRSPSLVRRRSPSPVHRRSPSPGRRRSPSPIRRRSLFPVRRKSPSPLRRRSPPPMQRKSPSPMRQERRRSSSTPPRYRSSSLVGHRSPASSHRSITPSHGRSRSPYQSSSLSPVQRRSSSPVMRSPEKQRSPLLSPGERQGVRGKLSPVGRRLSSSPDRDRMDQRDAGYKVPALSLSPNKFSVSKSPSHVRNRSASEDRRSSSPYESPMRQRRERIASHDGSSPERKPRELKGQRDSKGTGRKNEASRSRHSPLVSKQRVSPRKVHTSDQLAGGRSTESLSRLDNMESRKKDLEIKSEKCSGKGVDLGTPDRQRSPAISEDTFQGEKQSSLHLREGKRSSERGRSRQNDIKDSDQRHKAETSPMLLEKLDQYNHGLDSGSEGSDKHRTKHKEKRKHKRSERREVTSDDDSSYDSEIEGRKEAKRRRKEEKRLRKEEKRRRREERRRRREERRAEKLKMKGQDDGSSSDGEHVAKRKSQPSDDEDAETEQKKLEIELRKKAIESLKAKKGISR